The Marinobacter sp. MDS2 genome includes a region encoding these proteins:
- the gltB gene encoding glutamate synthase large subunit, with protein sequence MTTGLYHPDEFRDNCGFGLIAHMKGEVSHKLLETAIESLTCMTHRGGIAADGKTGDGCGLLLQSPKAFLVKAAEAAFGKKPGDLFAVGQVFLAQEEGKAAAGRAAIEQRLTEQGLDIMGWREVPVDDSCLGPMAKDCLPRIEQVFVEPGDKTEKEFAISLFLGRRYAERDMADDSEFYICSLSHRTLAYKGLMMPADLANFYKDLGDPDLETAICVFHQRFSTNTMPKWPLAQPFRYLAHNGEINTVDGNRNWAIARAAKFSSPDLPDLQTLQPLVNLAGSDSSSMDNMLEILLAGGVDLFRAVRMMIPPAWQNVDTMDSDLRAFYEYNSMHMEPWDGPAGLVMSDGRYALCMLDRNGLRPARWVITKDDFITLASEVGTYDYAPSDVVAKGRVGPGQMLAIDTETGEVLHTPDIDERLKNAQPYRRWLKENALRVESTLYQESPEFKLMEADELLVHQKMFNVSFEERDQVLRPLAEGAQEAVGSMGDDTPMAVLSSKVRHVADYFRQKFAQVTNPPIDPLRETIVMSLETCLGAERNVFEETAEHADRVILTTPVLSPAKFLKLTNNKRPGFEVGRVALSYRPEEGLEQAIVRVCEESAAAVRDGKVLLILSDKDLVEGELPVNALMATAAVHHHLSANGLRCDTNLIVESGWVRDPHHFAVLFGFGATAVYPYLAYQVMNDLIRTGELMMDPIEAKNNYRKGINKGLLKILSKMGISTIASYRGAQLFEAIGLADNVVDLCFKGVPSRIQGADFGDFQQDQELLAAVAWKPRKPLSPGGVLKYIHGQEYHAFNPDVVGKLQDAVISGDYGHYREYASLVNERPVATLRDLLVFKDGIQAIDIADVEPVENIFPRFDSAAMSLGALSPEAHEALAVAMNTLGGRSNSGEGGEDPARYGTNKRSKIKQVASGRFGVTAEYLRSADVMQIKVAQGAKPGEGGQLPGGKVNDLIARLRYSVPGVTLISPPPHHDIYSIEDLAQLIFDLKQVNPEALVSVKLVSEPGVGTIAAGVAKAYADLITVSGYDGGTAASPLTSIRYAGSPWELGLTETQQALRANDLRGKIRLQTDGGIKTGLDVVKAAILGAESFGFGTTPMVALGCKYLRICHLNNCATGVATQNDYLREEHFKGTVEMAMNFFRFVAEETREWMAKLGVRSIEELVGRVDLLERLPGNTARQKKLDLTRLLENDHIPADKPQTCQVERNLPFDQGKLAEQIVKDTAAALNEKSGGAWTYKVTNCDRSIGARLSGEIAARYGNKGMSDAPITLDLTGTAGQSFGVWNVGGLNMVLHGDANDYVGKGMTGGKLVIKPPRGSDFKTQETSIVGNTCLYGATGGKLFAAGTAGERFAVRNSGAHAVVEGAGDHCCEYMTGGLVTVLGETGYNFGAGMTGGFAYVLDLDNTFVDKYNHELVEIQRIAREDMEAYRNHLRGVIREHISETGSAWAEHLLEDFDDYINRFWLVKPKAANLRSLLASTRARPE encoded by the coding sequence ATGACGACAGGCTTGTATCATCCCGATGAATTCAGGGACAACTGCGGTTTTGGCCTGATAGCCCACATGAAGGGCGAGGTTAGCCATAAGTTGTTGGAAACAGCTATCGAATCACTCACCTGTATGACTCACCGTGGAGGCATCGCTGCCGACGGAAAGACCGGTGATGGTTGTGGTCTGCTGTTGCAGAGCCCAAAGGCCTTCTTGGTTAAAGCTGCTGAAGCAGCGTTTGGCAAAAAACCTGGCGACTTATTTGCAGTTGGCCAGGTTTTTTTAGCCCAAGAGGAAGGTAAAGCGGCCGCGGGTCGAGCTGCAATAGAGCAAAGATTGACCGAACAAGGCCTCGACATCATGGGCTGGCGTGAAGTGCCCGTCGATGACAGTTGTCTGGGGCCGATGGCAAAAGACTGCTTGCCCCGCATCGAACAGGTGTTCGTTGAGCCAGGTGACAAAACAGAGAAAGAATTTGCAATCAGCCTGTTCCTTGGTCGTCGTTATGCCGAGCGAGACATGGCTGACGATTCCGAATTCTACATCTGTAGTCTTTCGCATCGCACATTGGCCTATAAAGGCCTGATGATGCCCGCTGATCTGGCCAACTTCTATAAAGATTTGGGTGATCCGGATCTGGAAACCGCAATCTGCGTGTTCCACCAGCGTTTTTCAACCAACACCATGCCCAAGTGGCCGCTGGCACAGCCGTTCCGTTATCTTGCGCACAACGGTGAGATCAACACGGTTGATGGCAACCGTAACTGGGCGATCGCCCGTGCGGCCAAGTTCAGCTCTCCAGACCTGCCGGACCTGCAAACCTTGCAGCCGTTGGTCAATCTGGCAGGGTCTGACTCGTCCAGTATGGACAACATGCTGGAAATCCTGCTCGCCGGTGGCGTTGATCTGTTCCGCGCCGTGCGCATGATGATTCCGCCTGCCTGGCAGAACGTGGACACCATGGACTCGGATCTGCGTGCCTTTTATGAGTACAACTCCATGCATATGGAGCCATGGGACGGCCCGGCTGGCCTGGTTATGTCTGACGGCCGATACGCGCTTTGTATGCTGGACCGGAATGGCTTGCGCCCGGCACGCTGGGTGATCACCAAGGATGATTTCATTACCTTGGCATCAGAAGTCGGCACCTACGATTACGCGCCGTCTGACGTTGTGGCGAAAGGTCGGGTAGGGCCGGGCCAGATGTTGGCCATTGATACTGAAACCGGCGAGGTTCTGCATACACCGGATATTGATGAGCGTCTCAAGAACGCTCAGCCGTACCGCCGCTGGTTAAAAGAAAACGCGCTGCGAGTCGAGTCCACGCTTTATCAGGAGTCTCCCGAATTCAAATTGATGGAGGCCGACGAGCTGCTGGTTCACCAGAAAATGTTTAACGTTTCGTTCGAGGAGCGTGACCAGGTGCTTCGGCCGCTGGCAGAAGGCGCACAGGAGGCCGTCGGCTCTATGGGCGACGACACGCCTATGGCGGTGCTTTCAAGCAAGGTTCGGCACGTAGCGGATTACTTCCGTCAAAAATTCGCGCAGGTAACCAACCCGCCAATCGATCCGCTGCGAGAGACCATCGTGATGTCGCTCGAGACCTGTCTGGGTGCAGAGCGGAACGTATTCGAAGAAACTGCAGAACACGCGGACCGGGTTATTTTGACAACGCCGGTGCTGTCGCCAGCCAAGTTCCTGAAGCTTACCAATAACAAGCGCCCCGGCTTTGAAGTCGGCCGGGTAGCCTTGAGCTACCGTCCGGAAGAAGGTCTGGAGCAGGCGATTGTTCGTGTATGCGAAGAGTCTGCAGCGGCAGTTCGTGATGGCAAGGTGCTGCTGATCCTGAGTGATAAGGATTTGGTGGAAGGTGAGCTGCCGGTGAATGCCTTGATGGCCACCGCGGCGGTTCATCACCACCTGTCAGCGAACGGTTTGCGTTGCGATACCAACCTCATCGTCGAGAGTGGGTGGGTGCGCGACCCGCATCACTTCGCAGTACTGTTTGGCTTTGGCGCGACCGCGGTCTACCCGTATCTGGCGTATCAGGTGATGAACGATCTGATTCGCACAGGCGAGCTGATGATGGATCCGATCGAAGCCAAGAACAATTACCGTAAGGGCATCAACAAAGGCCTGTTGAAAATCCTGTCCAAGATGGGTATTTCCACCATTGCTTCATACCGTGGTGCGCAGTTGTTTGAAGCGATTGGTCTGGCCGACAACGTGGTTGATCTTTGCTTTAAGGGTGTGCCTAGCCGTATCCAGGGCGCTGATTTTGGCGATTTCCAGCAAGATCAGGAGCTGCTTGCCGCGGTTGCCTGGAAGCCGCGTAAGCCGCTCTCGCCGGGTGGTGTGCTGAAGTACATCCACGGCCAGGAATACCATGCGTTCAACCCGGATGTTGTGGGTAAGCTGCAAGACGCGGTGATCAGCGGTGACTACGGTCATTACCGTGAATACGCCAGTTTGGTGAATGAGCGCCCGGTCGCGACCTTGCGTGACCTGCTGGTGTTCAAGGATGGCATTCAGGCAATCGATATCGCTGACGTAGAGCCTGTGGAAAACATCTTCCCGCGTTTCGACTCGGCTGCGATGTCTCTGGGTGCATTGTCGCCGGAAGCGCACGAGGCTCTGGCTGTGGCGATGAACACCTTGGGTGGTCGCTCCAACTCCGGTGAAGGTGGTGAGGATCCAGCCCGTTACGGCACCAACAAGCGCTCCAAGATCAAGCAGGTCGCTTCCGGCCGCTTCGGTGTCACCGCCGAGTACCTGCGCAGCGCGGACGTTATGCAGATCAAAGTGGCTCAGGGTGCCAAGCCGGGTGAGGGTGGCCAGCTGCCGGGTGGCAAGGTGAACGACCTGATTGCCCGTTTGCGTTACTCAGTGCCGGGTGTGACATTGATTTCACCGCCGCCGCACCACGACATCTATTCGATTGAAGATTTGGCTCAGCTGATCTTCGACCTGAAGCAGGTTAACCCCGAGGCGTTGGTGTCGGTGAAGCTGGTATCCGAGCCGGGTGTAGGCACCATTGCTGCCGGTGTGGCCAAGGCCTACGCCGACCTGATTACAGTTTCCGGTTATGACGGTGGTACTGCGGCCAGCCCGCTGACCTCGATTCGCTATGCCGGCTCCCCGTGGGAGCTGGGTTTGACCGAAACACAGCAAGCGCTCCGCGCCAACGACCTGCGCGGCAAAATTCGCCTGCAAACGGACGGCGGAATCAAAACCGGCCTGGATGTGGTGAAGGCCGCGATTCTGGGTGCGGAAAGCTTCGGTTTTGGTACCACGCCAATGGTGGCTTTGGGTTGTAAGTACCTGCGTATTTGCCACCTGAATAACTGTGCGACCGGTGTGGCGACTCAGAACGACTACCTGCGTGAAGAGCACTTCAAAGGCACCGTCGAGATGGCAATGAACTTCTTCCGTTTTGTTGCGGAAGAGACGCGCGAGTGGATGGCCAAGCTCGGTGTTCGTAGCATCGAAGAGCTGGTTGGGCGTGTTGATCTGCTTGAGCGCCTGCCCGGCAACACCGCGCGCCAGAAGAAACTCGATCTGACCCGCTTGCTGGAAAACGATCACATTCCGGCAGACAAACCGCAGACCTGCCAGGTAGAGCGGAACCTGCCGTTCGACCAAGGCAAGTTGGCCGAGCAGATTGTGAAGGATACGGCAGCCGCGCTGAACGAAAAATCGGGCGGCGCCTGGACCTACAAAGTCACCAACTGTGACCGTTCAATCGGTGCCCGTTTGTCAGGTGAAATTGCCGCTCGATATGGCAACAAAGGCATGTCAGATGCCCCGATCACCCTCGACCTGACAGGTACCGCTGGCCAGAGCTTCGGTGTCTGGAACGTTGGCGGTCTGAACATGGTGCTGCACGGCGATGCTAACGATTACGTGGGCAAAGGCATGACCGGCGGCAAGCTGGTGATCAAGCCGCCCCGTGGCAGTGATTTCAAAACCCAGGAAACGTCTATCGTCGGTAATACCTGCTTGTACGGCGCAACCGGCGGGAAGCTGTTTGCCGCGGGCACAGCGGGCGAGCGGTTTGCGGTTCGTAACTCCGGCGCTCACGCGGTTGTGGAAGGCGCAGGCGATCACTGCTGCGAATACATGACGGGCGGTTTGGTGACCGTTCTGGGCGAAACAGGCTACAACTTCGGTGCGGGTATGACCGGTGGTTTTGCCTACGTTCTCGATCTGGATAACACCTTTGTAGACAAGTACAACCACGAGCTGGTTGAGATTCAGCGTATTGCACGAGAAGACATGGAAGCCTACCGAAACCACCTGCGCGGTGTGATTCGTGAGCACATTTCCGAAACCGGGAGTGCCTGGGCTGAACATCTTCTGGAGGATTTCGACGATTACATCAACCGGTTCTGGCTGGTTAAACCAAAGGCCGCGAATCTTCGCAGCCTGTTGGCCAGCACCCGAGCCCGTCCGGAGTAA
- a CDS encoding AAA family ATPase translates to MAQDTLNSLDGGGLFPRLQQRYGLSENPLEMDAPFFTGAMRQHALETLRHLCGFGDMALVITGAPGAGKTRVLAELVRSESSRLDFHSVPVAALTSAAALARELKRVSRSAIPEDFEPREAVYRYFSWSESRVERGQRQVLLIDDADRCPPDVLNLILSAFVASDRAAAAIPVFAGSEAVERVLSSEPDAGYVHHLPLPALNKDDVFAYLEPRVINAGGSVDELLSAYRLKQIHILSQGSFGRLKRVASGVWLDMVAGAQGVSRFNFPPVQSLRWPAIALLLLGISWWLVSLQYDQTVENLPDAKAEPERVRKSITIGPESPAEEYESALMPKQNVASEPPAVLDLPLEPAKTVAEPEPEPEPEPEPEPEPEPEPEPEPEPEPEPEPEPEPEPEPEPTFTPILPERFVALERLQQRQGWTLQLVAGRLEQTVLNVLGRLPEDNKLRYTVGERDGKPWFMLVYGNYATRNEAETAAATLPDALNVDRPWIRTYESF, encoded by the coding sequence GTGGCTCAGGACACGTTAAACAGTCTTGATGGCGGTGGGTTGTTCCCGCGTCTGCAGCAGCGTTACGGATTAAGCGAGAATCCGCTTGAGATGGACGCGCCTTTCTTTACCGGGGCGATGCGCCAGCACGCCTTGGAAACTCTGCGCCATCTCTGTGGCTTCGGCGATATGGCGCTGGTTATTACAGGCGCGCCCGGAGCCGGAAAAACGCGGGTGCTGGCCGAGTTGGTTCGCAGTGAATCGTCACGGCTGGATTTTCACTCTGTGCCGGTAGCCGCCCTGACAAGCGCCGCGGCTTTGGCTCGAGAGCTAAAACGCGTATCTCGCTCTGCTATTCCCGAAGATTTCGAGCCCCGTGAAGCGGTTTATCGTTATTTTTCGTGGTCGGAGAGTCGTGTTGAGCGTGGCCAGCGTCAGGTTCTCCTGATAGATGATGCCGATCGATGCCCGCCGGATGTTTTGAATCTTATTCTCTCCGCATTTGTTGCGTCCGACCGAGCTGCGGCAGCGATCCCCGTGTTTGCCGGCAGCGAAGCCGTGGAACGAGTGCTCTCGTCAGAGCCCGATGCCGGTTATGTGCATCATCTACCGTTGCCCGCGCTGAACAAAGACGACGTTTTTGCCTATTTAGAGCCTCGTGTTATTAACGCGGGCGGGTCTGTGGATGAATTGCTGTCTGCATACCGGTTAAAACAGATTCACATCCTGAGTCAGGGCAGCTTTGGCCGGTTAAAGCGGGTGGCGTCGGGTGTTTGGCTTGATATGGTGGCGGGTGCTCAGGGCGTGTCCCGTTTTAACTTCCCGCCGGTCCAAAGTCTTCGCTGGCCGGCCATTGCACTGTTGTTGCTGGGTATTTCCTGGTGGTTAGTGTCGCTACAGTACGATCAAACGGTGGAAAATTTGCCGGATGCCAAGGCTGAGCCTGAGCGTGTCCGAAAAAGTATCACGATCGGGCCGGAGTCTCCGGCAGAAGAGTATGAAAGTGCCTTGATGCCGAAACAAAATGTGGCATCGGAACCGCCCGCTGTGCTGGACCTTCCGCTGGAACCCGCGAAAACTGTTGCAGAGCCAGAGCCAGAGCCAGAGCCAGAGCCAGAGCCAGAGCCAGAGCCAGAGCCAGAGCCAGAGCCAGAGCCAGAGCCAGAGCCAGAGCCAGAGCCAGAGCCAGAGCCAGAGCCAGAGCCAGAGCCCACGTTTACGCCCATTCTGCCGGAGCGATTTGTTGCGCTTGAGCGCCTGCAACAGCGCCAGGGTTGGACCCTGCAATTGGTGGCGGGGCGCTTGGAACAAACCGTCCTAAATGTGCTTGGCCGATTGCCGGAGGACAACAAATTGCGTTACACCGTTGGTGAACGTGATGGCAAGCCGTGGTTTATGCTGGTGTACGGAAACTACGCGACCCGGAACGAGGCGGAAACTGCCGCCGCGACCCTTCCTGATGCATTAAATGTCGATAGACCCTGGATTCGAACCTACGAAAGCTTTTAA
- the radA gene encoding DNA repair protein RadA, translating into MAKTKTAYVCTECGADYSKWQGQCTACQAWNTVSEVRGISGNNAKGARGIRFEGYAGSLSEVKSLDEVSLAEQARISTGMQEFDRVLGGGLIEGSAVLMGGHPGAGKSTLLLQAVCQLAAQHPALYVTGEESLQQVAMRAKRLGLPTKDLKMLSETSVERVMQVAEAEKPRILVVDSIQVMHVADIESAPGSVSQVRESAAYLTRFAKQTGTILFLVGHVTKDGSLAGPKVLEHMIDCSILLEGSSDSRYRTLRGIKNRFGAVNELGVFAMLEQGLKEVKNPSAIFLNRGEEAAPGSVVMVVWEGTRPMLVEIQALVDMAQGSYPRRVAVGLDQNRLAMLLAVLHRHGGMHVADQDVFVNVVGGVKVAETSADLALLAAVVSSFRNRALPQDLVIFGEVGLSGEIRPVPSGQERIYEASKHGFTRALVPKANAPRKPIEGMKVIPVTKLSDALSALEEF; encoded by the coding sequence ATGGCAAAAACCAAAACCGCGTACGTTTGCACCGAGTGCGGCGCTGACTATTCCAAGTGGCAAGGGCAATGCACCGCCTGCCAGGCCTGGAATACCGTCAGCGAAGTACGCGGCATCTCCGGCAACAACGCCAAAGGCGCTCGAGGCATTCGCTTCGAGGGCTACGCGGGCAGCTTGTCGGAGGTCAAAAGCCTTGACGAAGTCAGCCTGGCCGAGCAGGCCCGCATTAGCACCGGCATGCAGGAATTTGACCGCGTGCTCGGTGGCGGCCTGATCGAAGGCTCAGCGGTATTAATGGGCGGCCATCCCGGCGCCGGCAAAAGTACTCTGTTGCTTCAAGCCGTGTGTCAGTTAGCTGCCCAGCACCCCGCCCTGTACGTGACCGGCGAAGAATCGCTGCAACAAGTCGCCATGCGCGCCAAACGCCTCGGCTTGCCCACCAAAGACCTGAAAATGCTATCCGAAACCAGCGTCGAGCGGGTCATGCAAGTGGCCGAAGCAGAAAAGCCGCGTATTCTGGTGGTGGACAGTATTCAGGTGATGCACGTTGCCGACATCGAATCGGCACCGGGCTCTGTCTCGCAAGTACGAGAAAGCGCTGCCTACCTGACTCGTTTCGCCAAGCAAACCGGCACCATTCTGTTTTTGGTAGGCCACGTCACCAAAGACGGCAGCCTGGCCGGGCCGAAAGTGCTGGAACACATGATCGACTGCTCGATCCTGCTGGAAGGCTCCAGCGACAGCCGTTACCGCACCCTGCGGGGCATCAAGAACCGATTCGGTGCGGTGAACGAACTGGGCGTTTTCGCCATGCTGGAACAGGGCCTGAAAGAGGTGAAAAACCCCAGCGCCATCTTCCTGAACCGCGGTGAGGAAGCGGCGCCGGGCAGTGTCGTGATGGTCGTCTGGGAAGGCACCCGACCAATGCTGGTGGAGATTCAGGCACTGGTGGATATGGCTCAGGGCAGTTACCCAAGACGGGTTGCGGTTGGATTGGACCAGAATCGTTTGGCGATGCTGCTGGCAGTTCTGCATCGCCATGGTGGCATGCACGTGGCAGATCAGGATGTGTTTGTGAACGTGGTTGGCGGGGTGAAGGTAGCTGAAACCAGTGCCGACTTGGCACTGCTGGCCGCGGTTGTTTCGTCCTTCCGGAACCGAGCCTTGCCGCAGGATTTGGTGATTTTCGGGGAAGTCGGCCTTTCCGGTGAGATTCGCCCCGTGCCTAGCGGGCAAGAGCGAATTTACGAGGCCTCCAAGCATGGCTTCACACGGGCACTGGTTCCAAAAGCCAATGCTCCTCGCAAGCCTATCGAGGGAATGAAGGTTATTCCGGTGACCAAACTATCGGATGCACTTTCGGCATTGGAGGAGTTTTAA
- a CDS encoding PilZ domain-containing protein translates to MAAQNPENRRFHRISFDAPCELHWQEQVWSTEVLDISLKGALVERPEGWSVPLGEPCELVVQLNGHEAGIVMAVELVHVEGHRLGFKCQYIDIESAMHLRRLVELNLGDPDSLERELAHLIE, encoded by the coding sequence TTGGCTGCCCAAAATCCCGAAAATCGCCGTTTCCACCGCATTAGCTTTGATGCTCCCTGCGAGCTGCACTGGCAGGAACAGGTGTGGTCAACGGAGGTGTTGGATATATCCCTCAAAGGGGCGCTTGTGGAGCGACCAGAAGGCTGGAGTGTGCCACTTGGCGAGCCCTGTGAGCTTGTGGTGCAGTTGAACGGCCACGAGGCCGGTATTGTGATGGCGGTGGAATTGGTGCACGTTGAAGGCCATCGTCTGGGTTTTAAATGCCAGTACATCGATATCGAAAGTGCTATGCATTTGCGGCGGTTGGTGGAATTGAACCTAGGTGATCCGGATTCGTTGGAGCGAGAGCTCGCGCATCTGATTGAATAA
- the hemE gene encoding uroporphyrinogen decarboxylase, producing the protein MTELKNDRFLRALMRQPVDRTPVWMMRQAGRYLPEYRATRAQAGDFLSLCKNTPLACEVTLQPLERYPLDAAILFSDILTIPDALGLGLYFETGEGPKFRKVIRTEADVDALPNIKAESDLDYVMNAVSTIRRELNGRVPLIGFSGSPWTLATYMVEGGSSKDFRETKKLAYGQPEVMHRLLDHLADSVIDYLNGQIKAGAQAVQIFDTWGGVLSGWAYEEFSLRYMKKIVDGLIRENEGRRVPVILFTKNGGQWLESIADTGCDAVGLDWTTDIGNARARVGDRVALQGNMDPTMLYAPKQRIREEVEDILSRYGQGTGHIFNLGHGITPEVDPEHAGAFIEAVVELSAKYHQQ; encoded by the coding sequence ATGACTGAGTTGAAGAACGATCGCTTCCTGCGCGCTTTGATGCGCCAGCCTGTAGACCGTACCCCGGTGTGGATGATGCGTCAGGCGGGCCGTTACCTGCCGGAGTACCGCGCAACCCGGGCCCAGGCGGGTGACTTCCTCAGTCTGTGCAAGAACACGCCGCTGGCCTGTGAAGTAACGCTGCAGCCGTTGGAGCGTTATCCACTGGATGCGGCGATTTTGTTCTCCGATATCCTGACCATTCCCGATGCGTTGGGCCTTGGTTTGTATTTCGAAACCGGCGAAGGTCCGAAGTTCCGTAAAGTGATTCGTACGGAAGCCGATGTAGACGCCCTGCCAAACATCAAGGCGGAGTCTGATCTGGATTATGTGATGAATGCGGTATCGACCATTCGCCGTGAGTTGAATGGCCGGGTTCCGTTGATCGGTTTCTCCGGTAGCCCGTGGACACTGGCGACTTACATGGTGGAAGGCGGTTCGTCCAAGGACTTCCGTGAAACCAAGAAGCTGGCTTACGGTCAGCCGGAAGTGATGCATCGTTTGCTGGATCACCTTGCGGATTCAGTGATCGATTACCTGAATGGCCAGATCAAAGCCGGCGCTCAGGCTGTGCAGATTTTTGATACTTGGGGTGGCGTGCTGAGCGGCTGGGCCTATGAAGAGTTCTCGCTGCGCTACATGAAGAAGATTGTCGACGGGCTGATCCGTGAAAATGAGGGTCGCCGGGTGCCGGTGATTTTGTTCACCAAGAACGGTGGCCAGTGGCTGGAGTCGATTGCCGACACGGGTTGTGATGCGGTTGGTCTGGACTGGACCACGGATATTGGCAACGCTCGTGCACGAGTGGGTGATCGGGTTGCTCTGCAGGGCAATATGGATCCGACTATGTTGTATGCTCCTAAGCAGCGTATCCGTGAGGAGGTAGAAGATATTCTGTCTCGTTACGGACAGGGCACCGGGCACATCTTCAACCTGGGTCACGGTATTACACCGGAAGTGGATCCGGAGCATGCCGGGGCGTTCATTGAGGCGGTTGTTGAGCTGAGTGCCAAGTATCATCAGCAGTAA
- a CDS encoding FAD-dependent oxidoreductase — translation MKERLHNDFQFVEVGRVDPKKVPAKKRKKEFGEIYHPFTETHAGSQAHRCLECGNPYCEWKCPVHNYIPNWLKLVSEGNIMKAVELCHQTNSLPEVCGRVCPQDRLCEGACTLNDGFGAVTIGSVEKYITDTAFALGWKPDMSKVSWTDKKVAVIGAGPAGLGCADVLVRNGVKPVVFDIYPEIGGLLTFGIPEFKLEKSVMARRRQVFEEMGMEFRLNTEVGKDVSLKSILDEFDAVFMGMGTYTYMKGGFPGEDLPGVHDALPYLISNVNRRLGFEKKPADFIDMKGKRVVVLGGGDTAMDCNRTSIRQQAESVTCAYRRDEENMPGSRREVANAKEEGVKFLFNRQPVEIVGDDKVEGVKVVTTELGAPDENGRRRPEVVPGSEEVIPADAVLVAFGFRPSPAPWFEELGVNTDDSGRVTAPEEAELPFQTSNPKIFAGGDMVRGSDLVVTAIWEGRQAAEGILDYLDV, via the coding sequence ATGAAAGAACGACTTCATAATGACTTCCAGTTCGTCGAAGTAGGGCGGGTTGACCCGAAGAAAGTTCCGGCGAAAAAGCGGAAGAAAGAGTTCGGTGAAATTTATCATCCGTTTACCGAAACCCATGCGGGATCCCAGGCGCATCGTTGTCTGGAGTGCGGTAACCCGTACTGCGAATGGAAGTGCCCGGTGCACAACTATATTCCGAACTGGCTCAAGCTGGTCTCGGAAGGCAACATCATGAAAGCGGTTGAGTTGTGCCATCAGACCAACTCGCTGCCTGAAGTGTGCGGCCGTGTTTGTCCGCAGGATCGCTTGTGTGAAGGCGCCTGTACCCTGAACGACGGTTTTGGTGCGGTGACCATTGGTTCGGTTGAGAAATACATCACTGACACCGCCTTTGCGTTGGGCTGGAAGCCTGACATGTCCAAGGTGAGCTGGACAGATAAGAAGGTTGCTGTGATTGGTGCTGGCCCTGCCGGCCTTGGTTGCGCCGATGTATTGGTGCGCAACGGCGTTAAGCCTGTGGTTTTTGATATCTACCCGGAAATCGGTGGCCTGCTGACCTTCGGTATTCCGGAGTTCAAGCTCGAAAAGAGCGTGATGGCCCGTCGCCGTCAGGTGTTCGAAGAAATGGGCATGGAATTCCGCTTAAACACCGAAGTGGGTAAGGATGTTTCGCTGAAGAGCATTCTTGACGAGTTCGATGCGGTCTTCATGGGAATGGGCACCTACACCTATATGAAAGGCGGCTTCCCCGGTGAGGATCTGCCGGGCGTTCACGATGCACTTCCGTACCTGATCTCTAACGTGAACCGCCGTCTGGGCTTTGAGAAGAAGCCTGCGGACTTCATTGATATGAAAGGTAAGCGTGTGGTGGTTCTGGGTGGTGGTGACACGGCTATGGACTGCAACCGCACTTCCATTCGCCAGCAGGCTGAAAGCGTAACCTGCGCCTACCGTCGGGACGAAGAGAACATGCCGGGCTCCCGTCGCGAAGTGGCGAACGCCAAAGAAGAGGGCGTGAAGTTCCTCTTCAATCGTCAGCCGGTGGAAATTGTCGGCGATGACAAGGTGGAAGGCGTTAAAGTGGTTACTACCGAACTGGGTGCGCCGGATGAAAACGGCCGCCGCCGTCCGGAAGTGGTGCCCGGCAGTGAGGAAGTGATTCCGGCTGATGCGGTGTTGGTTGCCTTTGGCTTCCGCCCGAGCCCGGCGCCGTGGTTTGAGGAACTCGGTGTGAATACCGATGACTCCGGACGCGTCACCGCGCCAGAAGAAGCGGAGCTGCCGTTCCAGACCAGCAACCCGAAGATCTTCGCCGGCGGCGATATGGTTCGCGGTTCGGATCTCGTGGTCACCGCTATCTGGGAAGGCCGGCAGGCCGCAGAAGGCATTCTTGACTACCTGGATGTCTGA